From Medicago truncatula cultivar Jemalong A17 chromosome 7, MtrunA17r5.0-ANR, whole genome shotgun sequence, a single genomic window includes:
- the LOC120577112 gene encoding thioredoxin-like protein 4B codes for MSCMLTTLSQKREVDSIIRDTIDKVLVLRFGRESDPNCLHLDQILSKAAREVSKFATVALVDVDSPDIQVYVKYFDITLIPSTLFFFNAHHMKMDSGTADHTKWIGAFHKKQDFIDVVETIFRGAMNGKLIVNCPLPPERIPKYQLLYKDV; via the exons ATGAGTTGCATGTTAACAACGTTGTCACAAAAGAGAGAGGTTGATTCTATCATCAGAGACACTATTGATAAGGTTCTTGTCCTGCGCTTTGGTCGTGAATCTGATCCTAACTGTCTCCACCTCGATCAAATT CTTTCTAAAGCAGCAAGAGAGGTGTCCAAATTCGCAACGGTGGCACTTGTTGATGTTGACTCTCCTGACATTCAAGTTTATGTCAAATATTTTGACATCACTTTGATTCCATCTACACTGTTTTTCTTCAATGCCCATCACATGAAAATGGATTCTGG GACTGCAGATCATACTAAATGGATTGGTGCTTTTCACAAAAAGCAAGACTTCATTGATGTGGTTGAG ACAATATTTAGAGGAGCAATGAATGGAAAGCTCATTGTGAATTGTCCTCTCCCGCCTGAAAGGATACCAAAATACCAATTACTGTACAAGGATGTCTAG
- the LOC25498872 gene encoding uncharacterized protein, which produces MALSSTFCNFNTTQTLRQNIVVSCFPQFHLSHKHKNVKGHQIKRRELILKSGELATIGALFNLSGKKPAYLGVQNNPPSLALCPLTKNCISTSEDVTNLNHYAPPWNYNPEGRKDRVSREEAIEELIDVIETTIPPENFTPRIVDRTEDYLRVEYQSPILGFVDDVEFWFPQDKDSIVEYRSAARVGNFDFDVNRRRIKALRLELQKRGWASQDSMTS; this is translated from the exons ATGGCACTCTCTAGCACCTTTTGCAACTTCAACACTACTCAAACCCTAAGGCAAAACATTGTTGTTTCATGTTTTCCTCAGTTTCATCTCTCTCATAAGCATAAGAATGTCAAGGGTCACCAAATCAAACGAAG AGAGCTTATATTGAAGAGTGGAGAGTTAGCAACCATTGGTGCCCTCTTCAACTTGAG TGGTAAAAAGCCAGCATATCTTGGAGTACAGAATAATCCACCATCACTGGCACTGTGTCCATTAACAAAGAACTGCATTTCAACCTCTGAAGATGTCACTAATCTCAATCATTACGCTCCTCCATG GAACTACAACCCTGAAGGTAGGAAAGATCGTGTAAGCAGAGAAGAAGCAATTGAAGAATTGATAGATGTG ATAGAAACAACAATACCACCAGAAAATTTTACACCAAGGATAGTAGACAGGACTGAAGACTATCTTAGGGTGGAGTACCAAAGCCCAATCTTGGGG TTTGTGGATGATGTTGAGTTCTGGTTTCCACAAGATAAGGACTCAATTGTTGAGTATCGATCAGCAGCAAGGGTTgggaattttgattttgatgtgaATAGAAGAAGAATCAAG GCGTTGCGACTAGAGTTGCAAAAGAGAGGATGGGCATCTCAAGACTCAATGACTAGTTAA